In Pedobacter sp. SL55, the following proteins share a genomic window:
- a CDS encoding FKBP-type peptidyl-prolyl cis-trans isomerase translates to MKKIFLIAIASAAVLNATAQTKPKATTPKKPVLTKKTVTKTAAKPIVFKNKLDSASYAFGLAMGGNLNSGGLTGLNYDLLSKGLKDAFNKDAKPLMTEQVSQNAINNLFESLAGVREAKEKEKFGPAIKEGETFLAQNKTKPGIKTTASGLQYEVITEGTGVQPKATDKVTVHYKGTLLNGKQFDSSYDRNEPTSFGLNQVIPGWTEGVALMKEGGKYRFFIPYKLAYGARGAGQDIPPYSTLIFEVELIKVGEKAQ, encoded by the coding sequence ATGAAAAAAATATTTCTTATAGCAATAGCTTCGGCTGCCGTTCTCAATGCAACCGCACAAACTAAACCCAAAGCAACTACTCCAAAAAAGCCAGTTTTAACAAAAAAAACAGTAACCAAAACAGCGGCAAAACCAATTGTTTTCAAAAACAAATTAGATTCTGCAAGTTACGCTTTTGGATTAGCAATGGGTGGCAATTTAAACTCTGGCGGTTTAACTGGACTGAATTACGATTTACTAAGCAAAGGCTTAAAAGATGCTTTTAATAAAGATGCTAAACCTTTAATGACGGAACAGGTTTCTCAAAATGCCATTAACAATTTATTCGAAAGCTTAGCTGGTGTACGTGAAGCAAAGGAAAAAGAAAAATTTGGCCCTGCAATTAAAGAAGGAGAAACTTTTTTAGCACAAAACAAAACTAAGCCAGGTATTAAAACTACGGCTAGCGGCTTACAATACGAAGTAATTACCGAAGGCACAGGCGTACAACCTAAGGCTACCGATAAGGTTACGGTACATTACAAGGGAACATTGTTAAACGGTAAGCAGTTTGATAGCTCTTATGATAGAAACGAACCCACTTCTTTTGGTTTAAACCAAGTAATTCCGGGCTGGACAGAAGGCGTAGCGCTAATGAAAGAAGGTGGTAAATATCGGTTCTTTATCCCTTACAAACTAGCTTATGGCGCTAGAGGTGCAGGCCAAGACATCCCTCCTTACAGCACTTTGATTTTTGAAGTAGAACTAATTAAAGTTGGCGAGAAAGCACAATAG
- a CDS encoding OsmC family protein produces the protein MATSKITYTGDLRTISEHIKSGNQIITDAPTDNQGKGEAFSPTDLLATSLGNCMLTIVGITAKNHGFTIDGATAEVTKIMAENPRRVAEIHVSFQFPANNYSEKEKAIIERAAKTCPVAYSLHPDIKKEIAFQY, from the coding sequence ATGGCGACTTCGAAAATAACTTATACTGGAGATTTAAGAACCATTTCTGAGCATATTAAATCTGGCAACCAAATTATTACCGATGCGCCAACAGATAACCAAGGTAAAGGCGAGGCTTTTTCGCCGACAGATTTGCTGGCAACATCATTAGGTAATTGCATGTTAACTATTGTTGGCATTACAGCTAAAAATCATGGTTTTACTATTGATGGGGCAACAGCCGAAGTTACCAAGATCATGGCCGAAAACCCACGTAGAGTAGCCGAAATTCATGTGAGTTTTCAGTTTCCAGCTAACAATTATTCTGAAAAAGAAAAGGCAATTATAGAGAGAGCTGCAAAAACATGCCCGGTGGCTTATAGTTTGCATCCCGATATTAAAAAAGAAATCGCTTTTCAGTATTGA
- a CDS encoding nucleoside-diphosphate kinase has product MSTNRTFTMIKPDAVANGHIGSIINDITKAGFKIIALKYTKLSAEKAGEFYAVHKERPFYNDLVSFMSSGPIVAAILEKDNAIEEFRNLIGATNPAEAAEGTIRQKYAKSIDANAVHGSDSDENAQIEGDFFFAADERF; this is encoded by the coding sequence ATGAGCACAAATAGAACTTTTACTATGATTAAACCTGATGCTGTTGCCAATGGCCACATCGGTTCTATCATAAATGATATCACTAAAGCTGGTTTCAAAATCATTGCTTTAAAATACACTAAATTATCAGCAGAAAAAGCTGGCGAATTTTACGCTGTACACAAAGAGCGTCCTTTTTATAACGACTTGGTAAGCTTCATGTCTTCGGGCCCTATCGTTGCTGCTATCTTAGAAAAAGATAACGCCATCGAAGAATTTAGAAACCTAATTGGCGCTACTAACCCTGCTGAAGCTGCAGAAGGCACTATCCGTCAGAAATATGCAAAATCAATTGATGCGAATGCGGTACACGGTTCTGATTCTGATGAAAACGCTCAAATTGAAGGCGATTTCTTCTTCGCTGCCGACGAACGTTTCTAG
- a CDS encoding DUF721 domain-containing protein yields MRKPNDITLKQAIDKMLNHYKLRGKFDETGILAMWPEIMGTAVANRTKQIYIHQKKLFVRIESSVVKNELLMVKSAIVDKLNEKAGSQVITDIVFL; encoded by the coding sequence ATGCGTAAGCCTAATGATATCACTTTAAAACAGGCAATTGACAAGATGCTAAACCATTATAAACTTCGTGGTAAGTTTGATGAAACTGGGATATTAGCAATGTGGCCCGAAATTATGGGAACTGCTGTTGCCAACAGAACAAAGCAAATTTACATACACCAGAAGAAACTATTTGTGCGTATAGAATCTTCGGTGGTTAAAAATGAATTGTTAATGGTAAAAAGTGCTATTGTAGATAAGCTTAACGAAAAAGCAGGCTCACAAGTAATTACTGATATTGTGTTTCTGTAA
- a CDS encoding malate:quinone oxidoreductase, producing the protein MSREKKTVVETDADVILIGAGIMSATLGVLLKELNPDLSIEIYERLDVAAAESSDAWNNAGTGHSAFCELNYTPQKANGTVDVKKAISIAESFEISKQFWTYLLDKGILQEPCSFIRNIPHLSFVWGKKNVDYLKIRYTNLKACNLFSEMQYSENPSEIKEWIPLVMEGRDESEPIAATKVDLGTDVNFGSLTREMFNYLAKQDKVSLHFHHEIRDLNKQDDGSWEVKVKNLDSGKRKKRLAKFVFIGAGGGSLLLLEKANIKEGKGFGGFPVSGQWLKCTNEEVIARHHAKVYGKAAVGAPPMSVPHLDTRIINGKQALLFGPYAGFSTKFLKNGSYFDLAASIKLSNIRPMISAGLKSIDLTKYLIEQVRQSPEDRFEALKEYMPNANIKDWELEIAGQRVQVIKKKPSGGGILEFGTEVVSAGDGSIAALLGASPGASTAVSIMIELMNKCFKKQMQTAGWQSKIREMIPSFGQKLAEDDELCQEVRQRTSAALKLNETAVV; encoded by the coding sequence ATGAGTAGAGAAAAAAAGACGGTTGTTGAAACCGACGCAGATGTTATTTTAATAGGAGCTGGCATCATGAGCGCAACGCTTGGCGTACTGCTCAAAGAGCTTAATCCTGATTTAAGTATAGAAATTTATGAACGTTTAGACGTTGCTGCTGCAGAAAGTTCTGATGCTTGGAACAACGCAGGCACTGGCCACTCGGCCTTTTGTGAGCTCAACTATACTCCTCAAAAAGCTAACGGAACTGTTGACGTAAAGAAAGCAATTTCTATTGCCGAATCTTTTGAAATTTCTAAGCAGTTTTGGACTTACTTGCTAGACAAAGGCATTTTGCAAGAACCTTGCTCGTTTATCCGAAATATACCCCATTTGAGCTTTGTTTGGGGCAAAAAAAACGTAGATTATCTAAAGATACGTTATACCAATCTAAAAGCCTGCAACTTGTTTAGCGAGATGCAGTACAGTGAAAACCCATCAGAAATTAAAGAATGGATACCATTGGTAATGGAAGGTAGGGATGAAAGTGAGCCTATTGCAGCTACAAAAGTTGATTTGGGTACCGATGTAAACTTTGGCTCGTTAACCCGAGAGATGTTTAATTATTTGGCTAAGCAAGATAAGGTTTCGCTTCATTTTCATCATGAAATTAGAGATTTGAATAAACAGGATGATGGAAGCTGGGAGGTAAAAGTTAAAAATTTAGATAGCGGAAAAAGAAAAAAACGATTGGCCAAATTCGTATTTATTGGTGCGGGCGGTGGCTCTTTGCTGTTGTTAGAAAAAGCAAACATTAAAGAAGGTAAAGGTTTTGGCGGCTTTCCGGTAAGTGGACAATGGTTAAAATGTACCAACGAAGAAGTGATTGCTCGCCATCATGCCAAAGTTTATGGCAAAGCTGCTGTAGGTGCACCGCCAATGTCGGTGCCGCATTTAGATACCAGAATTATCAATGGTAAACAAGCCCTATTGTTTGGGCCTTACGCTGGTTTTTCTACCAAGTTTTTAAAAAATGGCTCGTATTTCGATCTAGCTGCTTCTATTAAATTGAGCAATATTCGCCCAATGATTTCGGCTGGTTTAAAGAGTATAGATTTAACTAAATACTTGATTGAGCAAGTGCGCCAGTCGCCAGAAGATAGATTTGAAGCTTTAAAAGAATACATGCCAAATGCCAATATCAAAGATTGGGAGCTGGAAATTGCCGGTCAGCGGGTGCAGGTAATCAAGAAAAAGCCGAGTGGTGGTGGTATTTTAGAGTTTGGTACCGAAGTAGTAAGTGCTGGCGATGGTTCTATTGCGGCGTTATTGGGTGCTTCTCCAGGTGCATCAACTGCGGTTTCAATTATGATTGAGCTGATGAACAAATGTTTTAAAAAACAGATGCAAACTGCCGGTTGGCAAAGTAAAATTAGGGAGATGATACCAAGCTTTGGGCAAAAATTAGCCGAAGATGATGAGCTTTGCCAAGAAGTGCGCCAACGTACCTCTGCTGCATTAAAATTAAATGAAACAGCAGTTGTTTAA
- the ribH gene encoding 6,7-dimethyl-8-ribityllumazine synthase codes for MATHLKNLSDFSHTSIPSGSGYKIAIVVAEWNAKITGALYQGAFDTLIKHNVKESDILSLTVPGTFELAGAADILLNKQKDINAVICIGCVIQGDTKHFDFICEAAAQGITNVGIKYSKPVIFGVLTTNDEQQAIDRAGGKHGNKGDEAAITALKMVEYSKNL; via the coding sequence ATGGCAACACATCTTAAAAATCTATCAGACTTTTCTCACACCTCTATTCCTTCTGGGAGTGGCTACAAAATCGCTATTGTAGTAGCAGAATGGAACGCTAAAATTACTGGCGCTCTTTACCAGGGTGCTTTTGACACCCTAATTAAACATAATGTTAAAGAAAGTGATATTTTATCGTTAACCGTTCCGGGAACTTTTGAACTTGCTGGCGCAGCCGATATCCTATTAAATAAACAAAAAGATATAAATGCCGTAATTTGTATTGGTTGTGTGATACAAGGCGACACCAAGCATTTCGATTTTATTTGCGAAGCAGCGGCGCAGGGAATTACCAACGTAGGCATTAAATACAGTAAACCTGTAATTTTTGGTGTACTTACCACCAATGATGAGCAGCAAGCCATTGACAGAGCTGGAGGCAAACACGGCAACAAAGGCGATGAAGCCGCTATTACCGCATTAAAAATGGTAGAATACTCTAAAAATTTGTAA
- a CDS encoding helix-turn-helix domain-containing protein: MNGMVEQRCMEKDLVNGGKMNVLTSDEIKPLMIFNEPFRSNSFAVIVVQKGEMALQNNFVKNTLRAKDVYLVTPGSLCELHELSADAEFISVGFKKEYLKEQGIFLNGAEIVHLFSSDLVHKFSLNDDEFEEMVFSLRSLKRKINLPAHTPHFKDVIRHSFISVIYEVLIFYSKYRVFIPVKLNRQEELTTSFLNLLSESFKEEKRVQHYAKELFVTSRHLSQVVKQVTGKTAGEIIDEMIINEAKVLLSSHVMNVAQVADELKFSDQSFFGKFFKKYTGVSPSIYRLNSTVAVNPPF, encoded by the coding sequence ATGAATGGAATGGTAGAGCAACGTTGCATGGAAAAGGATTTGGTAAATGGTGGCAAAATGAATGTGCTTACCAGTGACGAAATTAAACCGTTAATGATTTTTAACGAACCTTTTAGGTCTAATTCGTTTGCGGTTATTGTAGTGCAAAAAGGCGAAATGGCTTTGCAAAACAACTTCGTAAAAAATACTTTGAGGGCTAAAGATGTATATTTGGTTACTCCGGGAAGCTTGTGCGAACTACACGAGTTGTCTGCTGATGCAGAGTTTATTAGCGTAGGTTTTAAGAAGGAATACCTTAAAGAACAGGGAATATTTTTAAATGGTGCAGAAATAGTACACCTTTTTTCTTCGGATCTGGTGCATAAGTTTTCGCTAAATGATGATGAATTTGAAGAAATGGTATTTTCGCTTCGCTCTTTGAAAAGAAAAATTAACCTGCCTGCCCATACGCCACATTTTAAAGATGTAATTAGGCATAGTTTTATTTCAGTGATTTATGAGGTGTTAATTTTTTACAGCAAGTACCGTGTTTTTATTCCAGTAAAATTAAATAGGCAAGAAGAACTAACTACCAGTTTTTTGAATTTATTAAGCGAATCTTTTAAGGAGGAAAAGAGAGTTCAGCATTATGCAAAGGAACTTTTTGTAACTTCTAGGCATTTGTCGCAAGTAGTAAAGCAAGTAACTGGAAAAACTGCTGGTGAAATTATAGATGAAATGATCATTAACGAAGCTAAGGTATTACTTTCTTCTCATGTAATGAATGTGGCCCAAGTGGCTGATGAATTGAAGTTTAGTGACCAGTCTTTTTTTGGTAAATTTTTTAAGAAATATACCGGCGTATCGCCATCTATCTATAGGTTAAATAGTACGGTAGCGGTTAATCCGCCTTTTTAA
- a CDS encoding FKBP-type peptidyl-prolyl cis-trans isomerase: MKKSLVILFAATLGLAACNTEKKGPGGLLYKIHKSGGKEKIAEGDIVKLNFIQKNEKDSILGSTYDNEQAQVFPVGKKQYAGDMQDVLTLFGEGDSATFKINLDTMAAQTKQPKPEQFKNDKYIVFTVKVEKVFKKGPKEADSTFQKRASDFFQADFKADMDKKKNAEAGKIKAYVEDNNLKVQTSASGLQYVIEKPGDAARAVEGDTVNVNYTGKFTKKGDNKKYKVFDTSDEKVAKEAKVHQPGRPYGPTKMVVGGTVPGFTEALKLVGKGGKITAIIPSKLGYGEQGGGPIAPYSPLVFEIEIVDIIKPKAGSAPAPAVPVAPAAAHSANDGHNH; the protein is encoded by the coding sequence ATGAAAAAAAGTTTAGTAATTCTGTTTGCCGCTACTTTAGGTTTGGCTGCTTGTAACACAGAGAAAAAAGGTCCAGGTGGCTTGTTGTATAAAATCCACAAGTCTGGTGGTAAAGAGAAAATTGCAGAAGGCGATATCGTAAAATTGAACTTTATTCAAAAAAATGAGAAAGATTCTATTTTAGGTAGCACTTATGACAACGAACAGGCACAAGTTTTTCCGGTAGGTAAAAAACAATATGCTGGTGATATGCAAGATGTGTTAACGCTTTTTGGAGAAGGCGACAGTGCAACTTTTAAAATCAACTTAGATACCATGGCTGCGCAAACGAAACAGCCTAAACCAGAGCAATTTAAAAACGATAAATACATTGTTTTTACTGTGAAAGTTGAGAAAGTTTTCAAAAAGGGACCAAAAGAAGCGGATTCTACTTTCCAAAAAAGAGCTAGCGATTTTTTCCAAGCAGACTTTAAGGCTGATATGGATAAAAAGAAAAATGCTGAAGCTGGAAAAATCAAAGCTTATGTTGAAGATAATAATTTAAAAGTGCAAACTTCGGCTAGTGGTTTACAGTATGTAATTGAAAAACCTGGAGATGCCGCTAGAGCAGTTGAGGGCGATACAGTAAATGTTAACTACACTGGCAAATTCACTAAAAAAGGCGATAATAAAAAATACAAAGTTTTTGACACTAGTGATGAAAAAGTAGCTAAGGAAGCTAAAGTACACCAACCAGGAAGACCTTATGGTCCAACTAAAATGGTTGTTGGTGGTACTGTTCCAGGTTTTACAGAAGCTTTAAAATTAGTAGGTAAAGGCGGTAAAATTACGGCAATCATCCCTTCTAAATTAGGTTATGGCGAGCAAGGTGGTGGCCCAATTGCACCTTATAGCCCATTGGTTTTCGAGATTGAAATTGTTGATATCATTAAACCTAAAGCAGGTTCTGCTCCAGCACCGGCAGTACCAGTTGCACCAGCGGCAGCTCATTCGGCAAATGATGGTCACAACCACTAG
- the recF gene encoding DNA replication/repair protein RecF (All proteins in this family for which functions are known are DNA-binding proteins that assist the filamentation of RecA onto DNA for the initiation of recombination or recombinational repair.), with product MWLENLTLLNFKNYNSADLSFSKTVNAFVGNNGAGKTNLLDAIHYLCLCKSYFNPIDSQQIKTGEELFLVQGNFERDDKKEKISCGLKRNHKKSFKRNKKEYDKLADHIGLFPVVMISPYDINLIMDGSEERRRFIDNVISQTDSRYLDELIIYNKHLLNRNALLKQIAVTRTLDVALLQILDEQLIHSGNAIFEKRKQFLLDFIPLFDKHYHFLTNDAEQVSLNYQSQLNENSFENLLKQSIEKDRLLERTTTGIHKDELQFEIAGMPMKKFGSQGQQKSFLIALKLAQYSYLQKFKNFKPLLLLDDIFDKLDNNRVHKLMEMVSHQDFGQIFITDANRSRVEAVFNEIAVDIALFEVNDGGVVNA from the coding sequence ATGTGGCTAGAAAATCTTACCCTTTTAAATTTTAAAAACTATAACAGCGCCGATTTGAGCTTCTCGAAAACGGTAAATGCTTTTGTGGGCAATAATGGAGCAGGAAAAACCAACTTGCTAGATGCCATACATTATTTATGTTTGTGCAAAAGCTATTTTAACCCGATAGATAGCCAGCAAATTAAAACTGGCGAGGAATTGTTTCTGGTGCAGGGCAATTTTGAGAGGGACGATAAGAAAGAAAAAATATCATGCGGACTAAAACGCAACCACAAAAAATCTTTCAAAAGAAATAAGAAAGAGTACGATAAACTGGCCGATCATATTGGTTTGTTTCCCGTAGTGATGATTTCTCCATACGATATCAATCTGATTATGGATGGTAGCGAAGAGCGGCGCAGGTTTATTGATAATGTGATTTCGCAAACCGATAGCAGGTATTTGGATGAACTGATCATTTATAACAAACACCTATTGAATAGAAATGCTTTGCTGAAACAAATAGCAGTAACTAGAACTTTGGATGTTGCGCTGCTACAAATTTTAGACGAACAGCTTATTCATTCTGGCAATGCTATTTTTGAGAAACGCAAGCAATTTCTCTTGGATTTTATTCCGCTTTTTGATAAGCATTACCATTTTTTAACCAATGATGCCGAGCAGGTTTCTTTAAACTATCAATCGCAATTAAACGAAAATAGTTTCGAAAATCTGCTTAAGCAATCCATAGAAAAAGATAGGTTATTGGAGCGTACTACTACTGGTATTCATAAAGACGAACTGCAATTTGAAATTGCGGGTATGCCCATGAAAAAATTTGGATCGCAGGGGCAGCAAAAATCTTTTTTGATTGCATTAAAATTGGCGCAATATAGTTACTTGCAAAAGTTTAAAAATTTTAAGCCTTTGTTGTTGCTCGATGATATTTTTGATAAGTTAGATAACAATCGCGTACATAAGTTAATGGAAATGGTATCGCACCAAGATTTTGGGCAAATTTTTATAACAGATGCAAATAGAAGCAGAGTTGAAGCTGTTTTTAATGAAATTGCAGTAGATATAGCCTTGTTTGAAGTTAATGATGGGGGAGTGGTAAATGCGTAA
- a CDS encoding DHH family phosphoesterase produces the protein MISVPELKKLLSTPQQIVITTHHKPDGDAMGSSLGLYAYLIQKGHHVSLITPTDYPEFLHWLPNNSDVIIYTEQEERSIALVNEAAMIFCLDFNTLSRINELGEHIRNTSAVKLMIDHHLEPEDFDDYRHWDINACAAAQLVYDFIVNVMEEPEKVNKDVATCLYTGIMTDSGSFRFPSATSTVYRIAADLIDLGAEHWRIHQLVYDNVSENRLKFLGYCLSSKLEILREYNTAIISATKEELQQYNIVTGDTEGIVNYALSINGIKLAAFIIERTDRVKLSLRSTGDFPANEICKKYFQGGGHRNAAGGASDKNLQETIAEFKAILPEYKTQLLQ, from the coding sequence ATGATATCAGTTCCAGAACTTAAGAAACTACTTTCTACGCCTCAACAAATTGTGATAACCACGCATCATAAGCCAGACGGCGATGCGATGGGCTCTTCGCTAGGTTTGTATGCCTATCTTATCCAAAAAGGGCATCACGTGAGTTTAATTACACCAACAGACTACCCAGAGTTTTTACACTGGCTGCCAAATAACTCTGATGTAATTATTTACACCGAACAGGAAGAACGATCTATCGCGTTAGTTAACGAAGCGGCGATGATTTTCTGTCTCGATTTTAATACCCTTAGCAGGATTAATGAGTTAGGCGAGCACATTAGAAATACGAGTGCTGTAAAACTGATGATAGACCATCACTTAGAGCCAGAAGACTTTGATGACTATCGTCATTGGGATATCAACGCTTGTGCTGCTGCCCAATTGGTTTACGATTTCATCGTTAACGTAATGGAAGAACCTGAGAAAGTGAACAAAGACGTAGCTACTTGTTTGTACACCGGTATCATGACAGATTCTGGATCTTTCCGTTTCCCATCAGCTACGTCAACCGTTTATCGTATTGCGGCAGATTTGATAGATCTAGGCGCCGAACATTGGCGTATCCACCAGTTGGTGTACGATAACGTTTCTGAAAATCGCTTAAAATTTTTGGGTTACTGTTTGTCTAGCAAATTAGAAATTTTAAGGGAATACAATACGGCGATTATTAGTGCTACCAAAGAAGAACTGCAACAGTATAATATAGTAACTGGAGATACAGAGGGTATTGTAAACTACGCACTTTCTATCAATGGGATTAAACTGGCTGCTTTTATTATCGAAAGAACTGATAGGGTAAAATTATCTTTACGTTCTACTGGAGATTTTCCTGCTAACGAAATCTGTAAAAAATACTTTCAGGGCGGTGGGCACCGAAATGCTGCCGGAGGAGCTTCTGACAAGAATTTACAAGAAACCATTGCAGAGTTTAAAGCCATTTTGCCAGAGTATAAAACTCAGTTATTGCAGTAG
- the ytxJ gene encoding bacillithiol system redox-active protein YtxJ, which translates to MSNWIDLTDTSQIDEIKASEGYSLIFKHSTRCSISLMAKRSFERDWNVIPAEVNCYFLDLINHRDVSAYIAETFQVHHESPQLLLIKNGECVLDASHSDISADEVAEVIANN; encoded by the coding sequence ATGAGCAATTGGATTGATTTAACTGACACCTCGCAAATTGATGAGATTAAAGCCTCTGAAGGCTACAGTTTAATTTTCAAACACAGCACCCGTTGTTCCATCAGCCTAATGGCTAAAAGAAGCTTTGAGCGAGATTGGAACGTGATCCCCGCTGAGGTAAATTGTTATTTTCTTGATTTGATCAATCATCGTGATGTTTCTGCCTATATTGCTGAAACTTTTCAGGTACATCACGAATCGCCCCAACTACTATTAATTAAAAATGGCGAATGCGTTTTAGATGCTTCGCACAGCGATATTTCTGCCGATGAAGTGGCCGAAGTAATAGCCAACAATTAG
- a CDS encoding tetratricopeptide repeat protein has protein sequence MSATHNETEQPVKKGSFIQENTKSLAFIAGAIVILIGIFIWYQGVYLKNRSEDAANQMFKAEQFVGVDSLANKAINGEGGYPGLEKIAAEYENTKSANLANLYLGGIYLRKGEYQKAVDALSKYSATGSPVADPLALGLLGDAYSELKDYKQAATYYKKAIDKSTNKFTSPMFLKKLGLVNEAQKDLKGAEEAYTKIKTQFPESQEAQMIDSYIARVAAQIK, from the coding sequence ATGTCTGCAACACATAACGAAACAGAACAACCGGTAAAAAAAGGTTCATTTATACAAGAAAACACTAAAAGCTTAGCATTTATTGCTGGTGCCATTGTTATTTTAATCGGTATTTTCATTTGGTATCAAGGCGTATATCTAAAAAACAGATCAGAAGATGCAGCAAACCAAATGTTCAAAGCCGAACAATTTGTTGGTGTAGACTCTTTGGCAAATAAGGCAATTAATGGCGAAGGTGGATATCCGGGCTTAGAAAAAATTGCAGCAGAGTACGAAAATACAAAATCAGCTAATTTAGCTAACCTTTACTTAGGTGGCATTTATTTACGCAAAGGCGAATACCAAAAAGCAGTTGATGCTTTAAGCAAATATAGCGCAACTGGTAGCCCAGTAGCAGATCCGTTGGCTTTAGGTTTATTGGGCGATGCCTACAGCGAACTAAAAGACTATAAACAAGCTGCTACTTATTATAAAAAAGCAATCGACAAGTCTACAAATAAGTTTACTTCTCCAATGTTTCTTAAAAAATTAGGCTTAGTTAACGAGGCTCAAAAAGATTTAAAAGGAGCAGAAGAAGCTTATACAAAAATTAAAACTCAGTTCCCTGAAAGCCAAGAAGCTCAAATGATAGATTCGTACATCGCTAGAGTTGCTGCTCAGATTAAATAA
- a CDS encoding TatD family hydrolase, producing the protein MLLTDTHTHQYYEKDLAKREEQMQRCFANGVKRLFLPNVDVASIAMIDEMVKTYPENCFAMAGLHPCDVKEDYQSVLAEIYASIAERKIYAIGEIGIDLYWDKTTLAIQQDAFKQQIEWAKQLDLPFVIHCREAFDEVFEVLEETKHEKMRGIFHCFTGNVEQGKRAIDLGFYLGIGGVVTYKKAGLDLVLSEIPLEHIVLETDSPFLAPVPFRGKPNESSYLVHIAQKVADIYVKDVEEIAEITTENSKKIFGV; encoded by the coding sequence ATGTTGCTTACCGATACCCATACCCATCAATATTACGAGAAAGATTTAGCGAAAAGAGAAGAACAAATGCAACGTTGTTTTGCTAACGGCGTAAAAAGGTTGTTCTTGCCTAACGTAGATGTAGCTTCTATTGCCATGATTGATGAAATGGTAAAAACTTATCCAGAAAATTGTTTTGCTATGGCTGGCTTGCATCCCTGCGATGTGAAAGAAGATTATCAATCGGTGTTGGCGGAAATTTATGCTAGCATAGCTGAAAGAAAGATTTATGCCATTGGCGAAATTGGTATTGACCTGTATTGGGATAAAACCACCTTAGCTATTCAGCAAGATGCCTTTAAACAACAAATAGAATGGGCTAAGCAATTGGATTTACCTTTTGTGATTCATTGCAGAGAAGCTTTTGATGAAGTTTTTGAAGTGCTAGAAGAAACGAAGCACGAAAAAATGCGAGGTATTTTTCATTGTTTTACGGGTAATGTAGAACAAGGAAAAAGAGCTATAGATTTAGGTTTTTACTTAGGTATTGGGGGCGTAGTAACGTACAAAAAAGCAGGCTTGGATTTGGTGCTTTCTGAAATTCCGTTAGAGCATATTGTTTTGGAAACAGATTCGCCTTTTTTGGCTCCAGTGCCTTTTAGAGGTAAGCCAAACGAAAGTAGTTACCTAGTACATATTGCCCAAAAAGTAGCAGATATTTACGTTAAGGATGTGGAGGAGATTGCTGAAATTACTACAGAAAATTCCAAGAAAATTTTTGGGGTTTAA